AGCTCCGCGCCGGCCGCTCCCGCAACGACCAGATCGCCACCCTCTTCCGCATGTACCTGCGGGACCACGCCCGGATCATCGGCGGCCTCATCGCCGAGCTCCAGGACGCGCTGGTCGGTCTGGCGGAGGCCCACCCGGACGTGGCGATGCCCGGCCGCACCCATCTCCAGCACGCCCAGCCGGTCCTGTTCGCGCACCACGTCCTGGCCCACGTCCAGTCCCTGTCCCGGGACGCGGAGCGGCTGCGCCAGTGGGACGAGCGCACGGCGGTCTCGCCGTACGGCTCGGGTGCCCTGGCCGGCTCCTCCCTGGGCCTGGACCCGGAGGCGGTCGCCAAGGACCTCGGCTTCGAGCACGGCTCGGTCGGCAACTCCATCGACGGCACGGCCTCCCGTGACTTCGTCGCCGAGTTCGCCTTCATCACCGCGATGATCGGCGTGAACCTCTCCCGGATCGCCGAGGAGGTCATCATCTGGAACACGAAGGAGTTCTCCTTCGTGACCCTGCACGACGCGTTCTCCACGGGCTCGTCGATCATGCCCCAGAAGAAGAACCCGGACATCGCGGAGCTGGCCCGGGGCAAGTCCGGCCGCATGATCGGCAACCTGACGGGGCTCATGGCCACCCTCAAGGCGCTCCCCCTCGCCTACAACCGCGACCTCCAGGAGGACAAGGAGCCGGTCTTCGACTCCTGCGACCAGCTGGAGGTCCTGCTCCCCGCCTTCACCGGCATGATGGCCACCCTCACGGTCAACCGCGAGCGCATGGAGGAACTGGCCCCGGCCGGCTTCTCCCTCGCCACCGACATCGCCGAGTGGCTGGTCAAGCAGGGCGTCCCGTTCCGTGTCGCCCACGAGGTCGCCGGCGAGTGCGTCAAGGCCGCCGAGGCCGAGGGCAAGGAACTGAACGACCTGACGGACGACCAGTTCGCCAAGATCAGCGCCCACCTGACCCCCGAGGTCCGCACGGTCCTCAACGTCCCGGGCGCCCTGGCATCGAGGAGCGGCAGGGGCGGCACGGCCCCGAGTGCGGTGGCGGTCCAGCTGGCAGAAGTGAAGAAGGACCTGGCAGCTCAACACCGGTGGGCAGAACGAGGTTAGGGGCGGGGGGCTGTATCGATGTGCGGCTCCGCCGCGTGGGCGCGACCAGCCACAACGGACCCGCACCCGCCAAACCGCCACGCAGCCCACCCCCTGAGGCGAAAGGGCATCCCGAGCTACGTTGTCGGCATGCCCTTCGCCCGCCTCGCCACAGCGACCACCGCCACCTGCCACATCGGACTGGGCCTCGCCGCAGTCGCCCGACCCGGCTATATCAACCTCGGCCGAGATCATGACCTCGGTCTCGCGGAAACCCGCACGGTCGACGCCCTGCGAGCCCGCACCCACGAACTCCTCGACGCCGCCTACGCCCAAGGCGTCCGCTACTTCGACGTGGCCCGCTCCTACGGCCGCTCGGAGGAGTTCCTCGCAGCCTGGCTCAAGAGCAACCCCGGCCGAAACGACGTGGTCATCGGTAGCAAGTGGGGCTACACCTACACGGCCGACTGGACCACGACCGCCGAGAAGCACGAGGTCAAGGACCACAGCGTCCAGACGTACGACCGCCAGCGCGCCGAGACCGCGGAACTCCTGGGCGACCGCCTCGACCTCTACCAGATCCACTCGGTGACCCCGGACAGCCCCGCCCTC
Above is a window of Streptomyces griseorubiginosus DNA encoding:
- the argH gene encoding argininosuccinate lyase, which codes for MSSNSGDVRLWGGRFADGPAEALAKLSASVHFDWRLAPYDIAGSRAHARVLHKAGLLSEDELQRMLAGLDQLEADVADGSFVGTIADEDCHTALERGLLERVGPDLGGKLRAGRSRNDQIATLFRMYLRDHARIIGGLIAELQDALVGLAEAHPDVAMPGRTHLQHAQPVLFAHHVLAHVQSLSRDAERLRQWDERTAVSPYGSGALAGSSLGLDPEAVAKDLGFEHGSVGNSIDGTASRDFVAEFAFITAMIGVNLSRIAEEVIIWNTKEFSFVTLHDAFSTGSSIMPQKKNPDIAELARGKSGRMIGNLTGLMATLKALPLAYNRDLQEDKEPVFDSCDQLEVLLPAFTGMMATLTVNRERMEELAPAGFSLATDIAEWLVKQGVPFRVAHEVAGECVKAAEAEGKELNDLTDDQFAKISAHLTPEVRTVLNVPGALASRSGRGGTAPSAVAVQLAEVKKDLAAQHRWAERG